AAGATCTTCCGCCTCTAATTTACCGAGTATAAACGCGTCAATAGGGTTGCGGATCCACGCTGCGTTTTCGACGGCAGGTGGTTCAACCCGCTTGGGTAAATTGTAGACCCAGTGTTCTTCCCATTCGGCACCCTCAGCAATCCACTGGATGAGCGTATCAATCTGTTCCTGTGTCGGCTGCCGATTGGAAATCTGCGGTGGCATTCGCTCGTCAATATTCTCGTGTGTTATACGGAGGACAAGTTCGCTGTTTTCCGGTTCGCCCGGAACGATGATAGGGTAACCGCTCGGTGCAGAGAACACCCCCTCCTTGGTGTCGAGTCGTAGATTGGCTTGCCGGACCGCCGCATCGGGACCGTGGCACGCGAAACATTTATCTGACAAGATCGGCAGAATATCTCGGTCGAACCGAAGTTTCTCGGCATCGGCGGGTTGCGCTGCAATTGTCAATCCTAACAGAATACCTATAAGTCCAATGCAACCGATGCGAACCCATATTGAAGCGTCTAAACGTAATAACTGTGTCTGTGACATTATGGAATCTTCCTCCATTTCCTGTGTAAGGGCGATGTCCGAGTGCTCACCCGTTGGCAGCACCTATATCAACGTCCGTCCTACTATCTTCAAGACTGTTTACTATAATATATCATTTAAAACGAAATATGTGCAAGGGAAATCACGCAATATTTCAAGACAATCCCAAAATAGTAGGCATTTTTGTGAAACTTCTTGTGTTCGTTTGACTCTACCAATAGTATACATCATATCTGCAGCGTCGATATGTTCATAGCAGTATTTTGCTGCCATTAATTCATTGGATTTTAATTATACTTTAGCGTATAATACTTTAGCGTATAATACTTTGAAGTCGTTTAAGGGGAAACCTATGTTCATCAATCGACACCAAGAACTATCAGCTTTAGAACGAATGTTTCAGTCAGAAATAGCAGAGTTTTTCGTATTATACGGTAGAAGAAGGGTTGGGAAAACTGAACTCTTATTGCAGTTCTGCAAAGAGAAAAGAAGCATCTATTTTCTCGCGAGTCAGTTGAAAGAACGAGACCATCTCCGGCAGCTGACCGAAATTGCCCGGCATGCCATCAATGACCCGCTGCTGCAAAATCTTGTCTTTGATGATTGGGAATCTGCCCTCATTTACTTTGCACAACAGGCAGAAGAAAAACGGCTCGTTTTGGTGCTTGATGAATTTCAATATCTTTGTGAGGATAACGCAGCGCTCCCGTCCCTGATCCAACGCTTCTGGGATCTCCACGGGAAAAACAGTAAACTTTTCCTGATTCTGTGCGGATCTCAGGTAAGCTTCATGGAGCGAGAAGTGCTGGCTGAAAGATCACCGTTATATGGACGACGCACCGGTCAACTCCGATTGATGCCGCTGTCTTATCGCGATACCGGGTATTTCTTTTCAGAATATTCTGCTAAGGAGAAACTAATTGCTTACGGCATCCTTGGGGGTATCCCAGCGTACCTCAATCGATTTATGTTGCACACTGCAAACGATTCGCAAGACCATGCCCAAAGAACACTTGAACAGGGCATCAAAGACGAGATGCTCACTCCCCAAGGGTACTTGTTTGATGAGGTTAATTTTTTGTTACGCACAGAACTCAGAGAACCGAGAACTTATGCGAGTTTGTTGCATGCGATCGCTGGTGGCGCAACGCGATTGAATGAAATCTCCCAACGGGTTGGACTTGATCCGACAAATGCCAACAAATATCTGAGCGTGCTTCGAGAGCTTGGTTTAGTCAAACGCGAAACACCGGTGACCGAACGTGCCCCTCAAAAGAGCAAAAAAGGGCTTTATAAAATTGAGGATAACTATGTTAAATTCTGGTTTCGGTTTGTGTTACCGAATCGAAGCCTCATCGAATCCGGGAATACAGATTTAGTATACCAGCAGATGATCGCACCGAACCTGTCGCAGTATATGGGAGAAATTTTTGAAGACGTTTGCCGCCAATATATCAGACGCTATTGGGAAGAAAAACTAAAGATAGCACCCAGACAGATCGGGAGACATTGGGAATCCGATCTTGAAATTGATGTGTTGACCAAAAACGTTGACGGAAGCCATTGGTTTGGAGAGTGCAAATGGTGGAACGCTCCAGCCGGGGAAAACGTTTTAAATCATCTCATCACAAATGCTACGAAAGTCTCTGACCAATGGAAGCGTAATTCGCGATATATTCTATTTTCCGCCAGTGGTTTTACGGATGCCCTCAAACAGAGAGCAGAAAAAGACGGGGTCTTTCTCGTTGAGGCAGACGATCTGTTTTAGTTCACCTATTGAAGGAACGCATGTTTTCAACAACAGATGGAGAGATGGCATGGCTAAAATTATCACAGGGCCTCGCGTTGGAAAAGATGGTAAAATCCGCGTTGGGTGTTCGGCTGTTATTTTTCATAAAGACCGCGAAAAAATCCTATTAACAAGACGCGAAGATAACAACCAATGGTGTCTACCAAGTGGCGGGATGGAGCCGGGCGAAAGCGCAAGTGAAACGTGTATCAGAGAGGTTGAGGAAGAAACGGGTTTGGAAGTTGAAATAAAACGCTTAATCGGCGTTTACACAACCCCAGACGAGTTAATCGTGTATCGAGACGGAAACAAAATCCAGTTGGTGGCTTTATGCTTTGAAGCGGAAATTGTCGGTGGCGAACTCCGTCTGAGTTGCGAAACAACCGAATACGGATATTTTTCCTATCATGAGATACAAGAATTAGATTTGCTTTTGAACCACGCGCAACGTATCAAAGATGCCTATAGTGGAGAAATGACGACTTTTATCAGATGATGAATTTCTTGGGTAGAGGCATCCGATTTTTAGTACCACGAAACAGAGATAATTCTAAAACGTGATGGGACAATGTGGGTCAATGAACCTGTTGTTCTCGTCTTTTCGGCGCGGTGCAGGCAGGGCATCGGCTTTTGCGCGCAGTTTTGAGAGCGCATTGGCATAGGCGGGTGTGTCAATCAGGTTGTTCCGTTCATCTGGATCTTTGGAGAGATCAAAGAGTTGTTCGGGCCACCCTTTATCGTTGTCAAATCGGAAGTACTTCAAACTGCCCTCTTTAACCATGACAGAGGGACCGTTTTGGGCGCGCCAGAGTTCGCTATACACAGTATCATGCCAATCAGTCGTATCTCCATCAATCAGGGGCACAAGTGATTGTCCATCAAGTTCATCAGGGGCTGGTATCTCTGCTAATTCGCATATAGTCGGAAACAGATCAACTAACGATACATTCTGCTCAACGACCTTCGGTTCTCGTCCAAATCGCTTCGGATACCAGATAGAAAGTGGCACCCGTGCCGAAGCCTCGAAATAACTCTGTTTCTCCCAGAGTCCTTTTGTGCCGAGCATTTCACCGTGGTCAGAGAGGAAAACGATGATAAAATCGTCTAAGACATTCAAATGTTCTAACTTCTCAATAACCCGACCGAATTGTGCATCCATCCATTCAATCATACCATAGTACGCCGCAGTTGCCCGGTGTGCCTGACGGTAGGTAACATCTTGTCCGACTCGGACTCTGAAAAAGTTGTCGTATCCAAACTGCTCGTTAGGCTCTTCAACAATCGGTTCCACGCGCTGCATATAGTAAGTAAACAGGTCGAGTGGACACTGATACGGATAGTGGGGTGCTATGAGGCTTACCGCCATACAGAGTGGATTGTGCTTTGGACGATCATAAGAGGCGTTGACGAAATACTCCTCAAGGAATAGAAGTGCGCCGTCCACATTGTATTGGTCGTGGAGCATCCATTGTCCTAAGCCGGGTTGCGCGTCGCGGACTTCCTGAATCACCTTGTTCTGCTTCATCCCCGTACCGGGTTCTGGTGTAATCTGAGCGTGGTGTTCATCTTTAACAGCGTGGTATGGATAACCGTTATTGCCGATAATATCGCGTCCGATCCGCTCCCGCCAGCCGTGCATGACATCCGTCCCAACGAAGTGCATTTTCCCCGCGCAGCAGGAGTAGTACCCGTAATTTCCCAGCTGTCCGGGAATCGTTCGGACCTCTGTCGGCATCGGATCGCCGAAATTGAGACTCCCGCAGTTACGGGGATAGAGTCCTGAAAGAAAACTCTGTCGGGCAGGGACACAGATCGGTGAAGGCGTATAGGCGTTACGAAAGTAGGTGCCTTCATCCATAAACCGAGAGAGTGTTGGCATGCGGATAGCCGTGTCCGCTTCGATTGGCTGGACATCGGGACGGTGTTCGTCATTGATAAGGAATAGAATGTGCGGTTTATTTTTTGGCATGGCTGTTTTAAGGGTTATCAGTTGTCAGTTGTCGGTCATCAGTTAAAAGATTTTTCATCAAGCTAAGCCTCTCCTTACCAACTATCAATTGCTAACTGCTAATAAGGAGACATCAACCCATCAGCACCGGGTATCAGTTTTTGCTCAAATTCGGGTGTAATCCATCTTTCACCTGGGTCTTTACCGGGTTTATAATATCCGTAAACGACTGTCCATCTGGTGTCACTCTCTTGTTTTCTTGGGGTTACTGCGTGTGCTGCGTGTGTCCACATCAGGACGACCGTTCCTGGCGGTACTGATAACGCTTCAATTGCTAAGGGATTGCCGGTCTCAGGATGGGTTTTTCCAGCCATCCACCCTTCTCGTAACGCTTCATCTGTTGCCGCCTGAATTTTGGGATCGCGGTAAAGGTGGCTTCCGGGAACAGCCTTCAAACCACCATCATCTGCCGCAAATCCATTAACATAGAAAAAGATACGGACAAAACCGTAGCGGGGATCGTCTTCAGCGTATGCGTGGCTATGCCATACGGCACCACCATTGCCCCCTGGACGATTGAGACTCACGCAGTGGTCATAACGTATCTCTTCACCAAGCACTTGGCGCGCGAGTTTAAGCATTTGCGGATGTGGGATTAGACTTTCGAGATAACTATCATATTCCGCAGCGAATCTGTTCGGTTCGTACCCCTGTTTGCAACCCGGTATCAGCGATTCAACCCGCGCCAACGATTCTGTCAATCGTTCTTGCGCATCAACCGTTAGGAGGCCGGGAAGCACAAAATGACCGTCATGATTTAACTTTTTTCGTTCTTGAGCACCGAAGGCGTAGTCATGAAAAATCGAGTTTTGTGGCATAAAAACTCCTTTTAATAAAGGGACATCAAGCCTTCCGTGCCGGGAATCGGTTTACGTTCAAATTCAGGCGTAATCCAGCGGGCACCTGAGGGTCTACCAGGGTTCCGATAGGCGTAGACTACACACCACCGTGTATCACTGTTTGGTTTTCTGGCACTCACTGCATGTGCGGCATGCGTCCACATCAACGCGACTGTACCGGGGGGCGCGGATAACGCCTCAATTTCGAGCGGTTCTCCTGTCTCTGGGTGCTTTCTTCCGACGAGCCAACCTTCGCGGAGTGCTTGGTCCGTTCGTCCATGGATTCTTGAATCCCGATAGAGATGACTTCCGGAGACTGCTTTTAAACCGCCATCGTCCGGTTCAAAACCGTTGACATAGAAGAAGATACGGACAAAACCCAAACTTGGATCGTCATCTGAGTATCCGTGGCTGTGCCATCCAATACCGCCGTTGCCGCCGGGTCTATTCAGACTCACACAATGATCGTATCGGATATTATCGCCCAACACCTTTCGTGCGAGTTCAAGCATCTGTGGATGTGCAATCAGGCTTTCGAGATAACTGTCGTATTCTGCAGAAAATCGATTCGGTTCATGTCCTTCCGTTGACGTACGCGAGAGTTCAAGAATGTGCGACAGCGAACGTGTCAGGTTTTCCTGTGCATCGGGTGTAAGCACACCGGGTAAAACAAAATGCCCATCCCGATCTAACTTTTCCCGTTCCTGTTCACCAAACGTGTAGGCATGAAACAGTGAATCTCGCCTGTCAAGACAGGCTTTCAGGGGGGAGTGTGACATAAAAACGCCTCCCATTTAGTGGTACTTTTGACAAGACCGAGGATGCCGAGTATTGAACCGGACTCGGTCTTGCCAAACCAACGCAATCTTGGGGTTTGGGAGTAGGTTAATCGGCTTTAATGTCAGCCCAAGTTGTTGCGAGTTTACCTGAAGGTTCAATGTCAGCTGCTGTTTTTAATCCATCATTCATGAGGGTTTCGAGATCATCACCATCCAAAGCTACATTGAAGATAGCGACATCGTCAATTATTGCACCGAGAAACTGACCCCACTGACCGTGTTGTCCAGTGGCGAGATAGATACCTATCAAGAAGGGTTTATCGGTTAGCGGGTTCCTTCCTAAGTCTGGTGTAGTTACACCTTCGCCAATCGAATCAGCGTCTATATATACGCCAAAGTCATCACCATCCCAGGTAACGGCAACATGACGCCAATTTGTATCTGGTTCCCAAGGTGCATCTATAAAGTGAAGCGTGCCGCCTGGGTCATGCGTATGATGTCGGATGATACCGCCATCCCACCAAAATCCAGGTGCCCAATCATCTTTGGTCACAACAGCCATACCGCCAGCGGGTGGCTTATCTAATTTAACCCAAAGTGCGATCGTGTGTTCACCGCCAACGTTTAAAGAATCATCGTGAGGGATTTCGACGTAATCGTCCGAGCCGTCAAGACTCAACCCCTTGCCGAACTTGCCATTCACCCATTTTGCACCACCTTCAATATTGGCATCATTGCCCGTTCCAGAGGAGTCTTTGGCTTTGTTACCATTCCCCTCATCAAAGAGCCACATGCCGACGCAATCCCCGAAGTCAATTTTAGCAGCACTGATACCTACAAACATCAGACTCATCACCATTAAACTGACACATAATAGTTTTAACCTTGTAACTGTCGTTCTCATCCTTTATTTCCTCCTTCATTATTCTGAAAGCGAAAACCAGCGAATGACCCACTGGTTATTCCTCAAATGAGTTTGTTATCTTTCCCTGAGCCGTTAGTGTAAGCAAGCTCGGGAAAACGAAATACCCGTCGCTCTCCAAGGTTTTTGCTCCTCTCCACCAAATGTGTAGGCATGAAAAATTGGGAAACCGAGTGAAACCCAACGCTTTGGATACCTTGAAGGTTCCGAGACCCTGACAGTCTAAAGTTGGGTTTCACTACGTTCATGAGTAAATATAGTGGGATATTACTTTCAGGTGTCTTTGGCCTACCAACATCCCACTTCTCAACACCGTTCAACCCAACCTACGGGACTTCACTGTATAATATATCATGAAATTTCGTTATTTTCAAGTAAAATTCAGTCCGTGTTGAAATAGGGCTATTTCAGTTCAGGTCCCGGATTCCGATTCCATTTTAGCGGTTCAACGTCGTTTTCACAGACGGGTGCGAGTTCGGCAATTCGCGCCCAATCGGCATCCGACCAAGCGAGACTCTGTCGGAGTCTACCGATATGTGCTTGCATTCTTGTAGGTAACAACGCAAAAAATGGATGATACCAGAGTGTAATCACAGTCCGGCGTTCATCGGATTGATTGCCGTGTGAAGCGTGTAGCAACCGAGAATCACCGATAACCAAGTCTCCCGCTTTCACGGATATGTCAACTTCACCCGAAAAGTGTTGATAGGCAGGATGGTTAGCATCATCAACGCGCTGGAGTGCTTCGCCGTGAGCATCGGGCAATATATCATGCAGGGGGTGTCGCTTGAGATGCGAACCTTTAATCACACGGAGGCACCCGTTGGACGGTGTTGTGTCAACCAAATAGTACATAAGGAACAGCTGCTGAGGCAGTGCTGTGTAGCTGCAGGGATCGTTCCACCCCCACCAGTCCTGATGCCAAAATAGGGGTGGGCTCTGCGGCGGTTTGCTGATGACATACCCCGATGACCATTTCGGTCTCAAGAACCCTAAAGCGTCAAGAGCCTGCAATGTACGCGGGTAAACGACGAGCTCCGCGAACAGCGGATGCATATACACGCTAATCATACTGCCAGAGGAGCGATAGGCTTCGCGTTGGTCTTCCGTTTGTGCCTCAAGCAATTCATCAGTCACCGTCCGAAGTTGCGTAAGCATCTCTTCCTTCAAGACATCCGCAACAACACAGTAACCGTCGGTGATTAATTGATCGTATTTCTCTTTCGGTTTTTTGACGTTCATATTTGCTCCTGTCGCTATCACTTTTCAGCCACTACGGAAAACCCATTATCATTCTCTGGATGGAAGTCTTCCAAACTACGTTTCTTGTAGAAATGGAAATCCTTAAATCCCACCTCCATAAGACAGTTTTTGAGTTCGTCTGGTGGGAGGTGCATAGTAGAAAAATCGCACTTGTAGTGTTTATGCGTTTCTAAATCTATCCTAAGCCAAGCGCATCGTTCAACATCACTGTTTTCGTCATACTCACTCCTCTGCAGGACAAAAACGTTTTTCTTAATTTCACTCAAATTATCCACTGGAAGTTGCTTTTTTAGTATTGAATGATTTGAATGTACGAAATAAACCCTGCCATTAGGTGTGAGTGCTTTATGGACTCGGTTTAAGAGCGACATCAAACCTTCCTTGGATTGATAGAAAAACGAACCCTCGAAGAAAATAACAGTAAACCTTTCTTCAAAACGCATTTCATTATAGTCACCGAGAATAAATTCAATCTCCAAATTTTCACGTTGCGTAATTTTCTCGGCTTCCGCAAGAAAGTTAGGTGATAGGTCCATGCCAATAACGTGATAGCCACGCCGTACAAATTCACGCGAATAACTGCCAATTCCGCAACCTGCTTCTAATATTTTGTCATCTTTAGATAGTAACAGTGCTTTTTCATAGAAAGGGAAATGCCTTTCCACAAATTCGGGTGTCTCAAAATTGTAGCTGCCTGCTCCAAGATACCATTCATCATAGACTTCGTGTCCGAAATCAGTCCTAAGAAACTCGTGAGGGAGATCGTTCATTTTTCCTCCTAAAGTAAAGATAGGTTATTCCTTGCCCAGGTTCATTCGTTCCTTTATCCATCAAACCACACTTAGAAATAAATGTCAAATGAATTTCGGGGGCATTCAGTTAGCATGTCTAAGGAACTTCGCGGCTGGACATAGGATTTACCTGAAGGAATAGAAGGATGGAAGTATGAGAAACATACTTATAAAGAGAAGAAGGCGCGATTAAAAAATCGCGCCTATAGAAAAAGGTTACTTGAGGATAACCATTTTGCGTAGTGGAGATACAGCGTCCGCTTGGAGTTGGTAAAAATAGATACCATTGGCAACACGTTCACCAAAATCGTTCTTACCATCCCAATAGGCTGCACGGTTTCTACTGATGTAATAGCCTGCTGATTGATACCCCAACTCTAAATGCCGGACGACTGTGCCGTGTGCATTATAGATAGGAATCTGTACATTCGCAGCCTTCGCCAAGCGATACGGTATCCATGTCTCAGGGTTAAATGGATTTGGATAGTTCGCGAGTAGCACGGTCTTGTCCGGAGGCGTTGATACCAGAACGCTTTGAAGCATAACAATTGCACGCTGGTACGTCAGGGTTCCGTCGTTTTCAGCATACAACCTCTGCAGATGTGCTTGAAGTTTTTTTTTCATCCAAGGTCTTAAGCAACGCTGGTTCCAGAAGGGAGGTTGTTTTGTCAGCCTTAATAGTCGGTGCAGATGCTACTGTCTTTTCAGGTAAGACATTAATAGTGACAATAATGCTATCTATCTGACTGCCGTCCGAGACTACGACTTTTACTTTATAATTTGGCTCGGTTTCATGATCCAATGCCGTCTTGGTTTTCAATTGCCCCGTGCGGCTATCAATTTCAAAAGCATCATCCTCATTGTCATTGAGGCTGTATTCCAAAGTCTCACCCATGTCTGCATCCGTCGCTGACACAGGATCCCCGACATTCGCACCTATTGCTGCTGTTTCTTCTATCTCGCGGGTTGTCTCGTCCCCTTCTGTAAACGTTGGTGCTTCATTGACATCGGTTACTGTAATGTTCACCGTGATTACGTCTGTGGCTGGACTTCCCCAGTCTAATACCGTGACCCTTACTTGATAAGTGTTCTTTTTTTCGTAGTTCAATCGGGCCTTAGTCTTCAACTGCAAACTACCCGGAGCAACACGGGAAACGTCGAATGCCCTCCAATTAGGGCCACTAAAAGAGACACCGATGCATTCATCAGGCAAATTCGTGGAATATCTCAACGGTTCTCCAATGTTCGTATCTGCGGGTGTATTTTCGGCTATTTCACGAGTGGTTGTGTCGCCTTCTACGAATTCTACTCTTCTGTGCGCATAGCTCATTGTGGGTATACTATATATGAAAAATAATGCCGTAAAAATGAGCATGCTGAGTTTTTGCGTCAAAATTTGCTGTTTCATGATAAACTCCATTTTAGATGTGTTTATTTTATGAGGTTTCTTATTCAGGAAACTGCGGTTTATTTCTTAAAAATTGTTTTTTATGAATTTAGTTTGTTGCACACGCTGCAAATTGCGTTTCATTTTAAATAATATCGTCAAATCGCGTCGTATGCTCCAGAGTGATAACACTCCGGTTTTTAATCGATAAGCACAGTTTCCTGAAAAACACAATAATTTGTTAAAACTAATCATTCCAACCCTTAAACGATATTCAATCCAAAACAGTTTACCCTTAAATAATATGACTTTGTCCATAATAAAATTTCTGGCTATCTTGACTTTTTTTCGAGATATGCTATCATTAGATTAACATCGTTTAAGCAAAGTTAGATTATCAATTGGTAGGAGAAAAAATGTCGAACATTGTAAGCCGACAAATTCGTCTTAAAAACCGGATCGTTGGGATGCCTAAGGAAAGCGACTTTGAAGTTGTAGAGGTGCCTCTCCCTGAACCTGCTGGAGGCGAGGTATTAGTCCAAAATCTTTATACATCAGTAGACCCGTATATGCGCGGTGGCATGCGGTCCGCTGAACTCGGTAAACCGCTGGAAGGTAGGTGTGCAGGTCGGATTGTCCAGTCAAATAGCGATGCGTTTAAAGTTGGAGATCATGTGACGGGAATGTTAGGATGGCGGGATCATTACATTGCGTCAGCAGAGAGTGTCACCGCTGTTGATTTGACGATTGCCCCACTGCAGTCGTTTTTAGGCGCGGTTGGTATGCCTGGACGTACTGCTTACTTCGGGTTTCTGGAGATCGGTCAACCCGAAGCAGGCGAAACCGTTTTCGTCTCCGCCGCGGCAGGCGCGGTCGGTTCGATTGTTTGTCAAATCGGGAAAATCAAAGGCTGTCGAGTTGTAGCGAGTGCCGGTTCAGATCAGAAAGTTGCATGGTTACTTGAGACAGCCGGTGTTGATGCAGCTTTTAACTATAAAAATGTAGATGACTTGGAAGCCGAACTCAGAAAACATTGTCCTGATGGACTTGACATCTACTTTGAAAATGTTGGTGGAAGACATCTGCAAGCAGCACTCGCGGTAATGAATATGCACGGACGTATCCCGCTGTGTGGCATGATTTCTCAATATAACGATATTGAACCTACGCCAGGTCCGACAAACCTCAGTGCGGCTATCGGCAAACGGATTAAACTACAAGGGTTTATTGTTACCGATTTCATGACGCGGAACCCTGAATTCTACAGCGACATGCGCCAATGGATATCCGAAGGTAAAATACAGTGGGAAGAGACAATTGTAGAGGGATTAGAGAATGCACCAAAAGCGTTTATCTCGCTTTTCACAGGCGAAAAACTCGGAAAGGTCATCGTTAAAGTCGAGTCTGAATAATAAGGCATAGGGAGTCGCGACCAAAGTTCGCTCCTACAGTAGGAAAGGAGTTTTACAATGGGAACCAGAACTGCACGTGCCACCGTAATGAGTGGCAAAGATTTTGAAATCCGAGAATATCCAATCGTTGATCCTGAACCCGGTACGGTTCTCGTACGTCAGGAGTTAGGCGGTATTTGCGGCACCGACCTCCACAACTGGGAATTTCAGCACATCAACCACGATATTATTCTCGGACACGAGAACGTCGGTGTGATTGAGACTTTAGGTGAGGGCGTTGAAACAGACTACCTCGGAAACCCCGTTAAAGTAGGCGACAGGATCGCCCTTTCTCCGAGCGGTGGTCTCGGATTTTCGCCATCGGAAGAAGCACCGTATCTGCGCGGCGGCTTCAGTGAATACATCTACCTATCAAACCCGTCAACAAATATGTTTCTTAAAACCGATCTCCCGCCTGAAATTGCCGTTCTCGCGGAACCGGCTTCGTGTGCCGCGCATTGCATATCGCGTGGAAAAATCGAATTCGGGGATACGGTTGTGATTCAGGGAACCGGTCCCATCGGGCTGCTCGCGCTTAATTGGGCGAGAGTCTCTGGAGCGGGTAGGCTTATCGTCGTCGGTGGCCCTCCGGGAAGACTTGAAATGGCGAAAAGGTTGGGCGCAGACCTCACAATCGACATCGCCGAAGTGCCGGATCCTGAAGAACGCAAGCGGATTGTCCGAGAAAATACGTCACAAGGCGAAGGGGCGGATGTCGTCTACGAATGCACCGGTTTCCTTGCTGCTATCCCTGAAGGCTTAGATTACATCCGATATGGTGGGACTTACGTTGTATACGGACATTTCGTGGATGTTGGTAGCTTTGACTGCAATCCGAACCAGATGCTAATGCGGAAAAACCTTCGTTTGGAAGCCGGTTGGGGCTTTGAGCGGAAGCACTTCCTTCGTGCTATCCCGATGTTGGAAAAGCATGCATCCCTCTTCGACGGTTTTGTGAGCCATATTCTCCCGTTGGAGGATGTGTCCAAAGGCTTTGACGCACTTCACGGGAGCTATCACTTAGATGGGAAAGATGCGATTAAGATCGCTGTCAAAGGCGGTGCTGCCTAAAAGGAGATGCCTTAACTTGAATCGTAGGCGCGCTTTCGGAGCGCGCCTATAAACCGCTTTAAGCAAATGCGTCTGCTTCGACATCTGCCAGAAATACACGCGCATTATTCTGCAAAGCCGATCTATGCAAGGCCGCCTCAAACACCAGTTCATTCCATGCGGCTTCACCGTCCGCGGGGAAGGCTGTATCGGCATGCATCGCTTTAATCACACCATCAGCCATCCGCTTGAAAGACTCCGGCATTTCCGGGTTGCCTTCCTCTGCTTCCCAGACTTCCTCTATCTCAGAACTATTCGCTTTTCTGCGGACGTAAGCACCTTCCAGACCTTTTGCCTCGGCGTAAAATTCATCCCCAAGCACCTTGACGCGGAGCGGATGATCATCGTAACCCCATAGGTTTGTACCGCTGAGAGAACCGATAACGCCATTTTCCCAACCGATATGAATCAAACGTCTCCAACCACCACTTTCATTCGGATCCCCGACAACGCTTACCCACTCCGGTCTCCCAACCGTCCAGAGAATCTGATCAATCACGTGAGACCAACAGTTGAAGTGTGCGCGCGCGTGTACCATGCGAATCTCACCCAACCGTCCCTCGGCAACATCGTCGTGCAATTTACGGAAATGGTGCATAAATCGGTAGTTGAAATCAATCCCGAATTTAAGGTTGGAGTCGCGCCACGTTGCGATAGCAGGTGCCGCAATGCCGAGGTCCTCTTCACGGACACGATCCTGTCCCTCTAATCCACAGAGCGGTTTCTCTGTGAAGACATTCTGTCCGGCTTCGAGCAGTTGGCGCAGCGGTGGGATACGTCGGGTCTCATTGACAATGAGCAGGACAAGATCCGGGTCACAATTCGCCAAAAGCTCCTCAATTGTTGGATACCCCGGTACGCCGAAGTGTTCTTTCGCGTTCGCGAGGAGTTCAGGATCCATATCGCAGACAGCCACGACCTCCGCATCCGAATGGGCGTGGAAATTCCCGCCGTGCATCATCCCCATACCTCTACCGCTGATAAGTGCACATTTTGTCATGCTAAATTCCTTTCTGTTTACCAATTGTTCAATTTTAGGTGTCCCCACACAGTCGCGAGTTTCCCTTCAGGTTGAACGGCAAGTCGCGTGGGATCAAA
This window of the Candidatus Poribacteria bacterium genome carries:
- a CDS encoding phytanoyl-CoA dioxygenase family protein, encoding MNVKKPKEKYDQLITDGYCVVADVLKEEMLTQLRTVTDELLEAQTEDQREAYRSSGSMISVYMHPLFAELVVYPRTLQALDALGFLRPKWSSGYVISKPPQSPPLFWHQDWWGWNDPCSYTALPQQLFLMYYLVDTTPSNGCLRVIKGSHLKRHPLHDILPDAHGEALQRVDDANHPAYQHFSGEVDISVKAGDLVIGDSRLLHASHGNQSDERRTVITLWYHPFFALLPTRMQAHIGRLRQSLAWSDADWARIAELAPVCENDVEPLKWNRNPGPELK
- a CDS encoding class I SAM-dependent methyltransferase, encoding MNDLPHEFLRTDFGHEVYDEWYLGAGSYNFETPEFVERHFPFYEKALLLSKDDKILEAGCGIGSYSREFVRRGYHVIGMDLSPNFLAEAEKITQRENLEIEFILGDYNEMRFEERFTVIFFEGSFFYQSKEGLMSLLNRVHKALTPNGRVYFVHSNHSILKKQLPVDNLSEIKKNVFVLQRSEYDENSDVERCAWLRIDLETHKHYKCDFSTMHLPPDELKNCLMEVGFKDFHFYKKRSLEDFHPENDNGFSVVAEK
- a CDS encoding T9SS type A sorting domain-containing protein; this translates as MKKKLQAHLQRLYAENDGTLTYQRAIVMLQSVLVSTPPDKTVLLANYPNPFNPETWIPYRLAKAANVQIPIYNAHGTVVRHLELGYQSAGYYISRNRAAYWDGKNDFGERVANGIYFYQLQADAVSPLRKMVILK
- a CDS encoding cadherin repeat domain-containing protein translates to MKQQILTQKLSMLIFTALFFIYSIPTMSYAHRRVEFVEGDTTTREIAENTPADTNIGEPLRYSTNLPDECIGVSFSGPNWRAFDVSRVAPGSLQLKTKARLNYEKKNTYQVRVTVLDWGSPATDVITVNITVTDVNEAPTFTEGDETTREIEETAAIGANVGDPVSATDADMGETLEYSLNDNEDDAFEIDSRTGQLKTKTALDHETEPNYKVKVVVSDGSQIDSIIVTINVLPEKTVASAPTIKADKTTSLLEPALLKTLDEKKTSSTSAEVVC
- a CDS encoding NADP-dependent oxidoreductase, giving the protein MSNIVSRQIRLKNRIVGMPKESDFEVVEVPLPEPAGGEVLVQNLYTSVDPYMRGGMRSAELGKPLEGRCAGRIVQSNSDAFKVGDHVTGMLGWRDHYIASAESVTAVDLTIAPLQSFLGAVGMPGRTAYFGFLEIGQPEAGETVFVSAAAGAVGSIVCQIGKIKGCRVVASAGSDQKVAWLLETAGVDAAFNYKNVDDLEAELRKHCPDGLDIYFENVGGRHLQAALAVMNMHGRIPLCGMISQYNDIEPTPGPTNLSAAIGKRIKLQGFIVTDFMTRNPEFYSDMRQWISEGKIQWEETIVEGLENAPKAFISLFTGEKLGKVIVKVESE
- a CDS encoding zinc-binding dehydrogenase, with the protein product MGTRTARATVMSGKDFEIREYPIVDPEPGTVLVRQELGGICGTDLHNWEFQHINHDIILGHENVGVIETLGEGVETDYLGNPVKVGDRIALSPSGGLGFSPSEEAPYLRGGFSEYIYLSNPSTNMFLKTDLPPEIAVLAEPASCAAHCISRGKIEFGDTVVIQGTGPIGLLALNWARVSGAGRLIVVGGPPGRLEMAKRLGADLTIDIAEVPDPEERKRIVRENTSQGEGADVVYECTGFLAAIPEGLDYIRYGGTYVVYGHFVDVGSFDCNPNQMLMRKNLRLEAGWGFERKHFLRAIPMLEKHASLFDGFVSHILPLEDVSKGFDALHGSYHLDGKDAIKIAVKGGAA